One region of Carassius carassius chromosome 41, fCarCar2.1, whole genome shotgun sequence genomic DNA includes:
- the LOC132122770 gene encoding serine/threonine-protein kinase SIK2-like yields the protein MVMADCHQKPVLRGPVRVGFYDIERTLGKGNFAVVKLARHRITKTEVAIKIIDKTQLDAVNLEKIYREVQIMKMLDHPHIIKLYQVMETKNMLYLVTEYAKNGEIFDYLAQHGRLSEPEARRKFWQILSAVEYCHNRNIVHRDLKAENLLLDGHMNIKIADFGFGNFFQSGKPLATWCGSPPYAAPEVFEGQQYEGPQLDIWSMGVVLYVLVCGALPFDGPSLPILRQRVLEGRFRIPYFMTEDCEHLIRRMLVLDPSKRLSIGQIKEHKWMVMEVPVQRPMLYQQTVEGEAGVGEYSEQVLRLMHSLGVDQHKTVESLQNKSYNHFAAIYYLLVERLKAHRCSFPVEPRLDARQRRPSTIAEQTVVKASSAAPQMSLLPQNVRLLRSPAVPQAPADSFTFPHSSCATEHSLMEEEVGTPKVNGCMLDPLPPLAVRKSSASSPSNMMETSIDEGIETEELDTEDDHTHVFNAYQTARFGQRRHTLSEVTNQPGIMTSGGKLFSVGHNPLVGSVDSEYDMGSMHSDLSLLEDAPSHNEVVLGNTPMTPPFISARPANPAMQALSAQRRETHNRSPISFREGRRASDTSLTQGLVAFRQHLQNLARTKGILELNKVYEQMGSGETPSLGLLSPQAHPHDLLDPALQEERGHQHDIALCSGGTHPALLSRRQSLEPQYLSHRIQKATLMANSPSSCQMFCKETPRSLEQQLQEHRLQQKRLYLQKQSQMQAYFNQMHIVEDPYAPCATMGHQDSGAPPQPQGSIAPAHQQSSQASPQFAHAQPLGHLMEPNPESLPYEHYLGHYAQMQPLPQSFSAQLQPQHPEPLNYTYPACDPSHSASGEALYPEQYDYPLDPGQLPPPAEGGPAGYEGLTLADPFLDSEMMETVDPQHGFVLVK from the exons ATGGTCATGGCTGACTGTCACCAAAAGCCAGTGCTCAGGGGTCCCGTCCGAGTGGGCTTCTACGATATCGAGCGGACTCTTGGAAAGGGCAATTTCGCTGTTGTAAAACTGGCAAGACATCGTATAACCAAGACAGAG GTGGCTATAAAGATCATCGACAAGACCCAGCTGGATGCTGTGAACCTGGAGAAGATCTATCGTGAAGTACAGATCATGAAAATGCTGGACCATCCACACATCATTAAACTGTACCAG GTCATGGAGACCAAGAATATGCTGTACCTTGTGACAGAATACGCCAAGAATGGAGAAATCTTTG ACTATCTAGCCCAGCATGGACGGCTGAGTGAACCAGAGGCACGACGCAAGTTCTGGCAAATTCTGTCTGCTGTTGAGTACTGCCACAATCGAAACATCGTTCACCGGGACTTGAAGGCGGAGAATCTGCTGCTTGATGGACACATGAACATCAAGATTGCCG ATTTTGGCTTTGGAAATTTCTTCCAGTCGGGAAAGCCCCTGGCCACATGGTGTGGGAGTCCTCCATATGCAGCCCCGGAGGTGTTTGAGGGACAGCAGTATGAGGGCCCCCAGCTGGACATCTGG aGCATGGGGGTGGTTCTGTACGTGCTGGTGTGTGGCGCCCTGCCCTTCGATGGCCCCTCTCTCCCCATTCTGCGGCAACGTGTTCTGGAAGGCCGTTTCCGTATTCCTTACTTCATGACAGAAG ACTGTGAGCATCTGATCAGGCGAATGTTGGTGTTAGACCCCTCCAAGCGTCTGTCTATAGGACAAATAAAGGAACACAAGTGGATGGTGATGGAGGTGCCTGTGCAGAGGCCGATGTTATATCAGCAGACTGTAGAGGGGGAGGCTGGTGTGGGAGAATACAGTGAACAGGTGCTCCGGTTGATGCACAGTCTGGGTGTTGACCAGCACAAGACAGTAGAG TCTCTTCAGAATAAGAGTTATAATCATTTTGCTGCTATCTACTACTTGCTGGTTGAGAGGCTAAAGGCCCACCGCTGCAGTTTCCCAGTGGAGCCCCGACTCGATGCCCGCCAGAGACGTCCCAGTACGATTGCAGAGCAGACTGTCGTCAAG GCGAGCAGCGCTGCTCCTCAGATGAGCCTCCTGCCTCAGAACGTACGTCTCCTGAGATCCCCAGCTGTGCCTCAAGCCCCTGCAGACTCCTTCACGTTCCCTCACTCCTCCTGTGCTACTGAACACAGCCTCATGGAGGAGGAGGTTGGGACTCCCAAA GTCAACGGCTGCATGCTGGACCCCCTGCCCCCTCTGGCTGTTCGCAAATCTAGCGCCTCGTCCCCCAGCAACATGATGGAGACATCTATAGATGAGGGCATTGAGACGGAGGAGCTGGACACAGAGGATGATCATACCCACGTCTTCAATGCCTATCAGACAGCCCGCTTTGGACagcgcagacacacactctctgagGTCACCAATCAGCCAGGAATCATGACCAGTggag GTAAACTGTTCAGCGTGGGTCATAACCCCTTAGTGGGTAGCGTGGACTCAGAGTATGATATGGGCTCCATGCACAGTGACCTCAGTCTACTGGAGGATGCACCCTCTCATAACGAGGTCGTCCTGGGCAACACACCCATGACTCCGCCCTTCATCAGCGCTCGGCCCGCTAACCCCGCCATGCAAGCGCTGAGCGCCCAGAGGAGAGAGACACACAACCGCTCTCCCATCAGCTTCCGCGAGGGCCGCAGAGCATCAGACACCTCACTCACACAAG GCTTGGTGGCCTTTAGACAGCACCTACAGAATCTGGCACGGACCAAAGGTATCCTGGAGCTAAATAAGGTGTATGAGCAGATGGGCTCTGGAGAAACCCCTTCCCTTGGGCTGCTGAGCCCTCAGGCCCATCCACATGACTTATTGGACCCTGCACTACAG GAGGAAAGAGGACACCAGCACGACATTGCTCTGTGCTCAGGTGGAACACACCCTGCGCTGTTGTCAAGGAGACAGAGTCTGGAGCCGCAGTACCTCTCTCACAGAATACAG AAAGCCACACTGATGGCCAACAGCCCCAGCAGCTGCCAGATGTTCTGCAAAGAAACTCCTCGCAGTCTTGAGCAGCAGCTGCAGGAACACAG GCTGCAACAGAAACGTCTGTATCTTCAGAAACAATCCCAAATGCAGGCTTACTTTAACCAGATGCACATTGTGGAGGATCCTTACGCTCCCTGTGCAACCATGGGCCACCAGGACTCTGGAGCCCCACCTCAGCCCCAGGGTTCGATAGCACCAGCACATCAGCAGAGTTCACAGGCCTCACCTCAGTTTGCACATGCACAGCCTCTCGGCCACCTTATGGAGCCCAACCCAGAATCCCTGCCGTATGAGCACTACCTGGGCCATTATGCTCAGATGCAGCCTCTACCACAAAGCTTCTCCGCTCAGCTGCAGCCCCAACACCCCGAACCCCTCAACTACACCTACCCAGCCTGCGATCCAAGCCACTCCGCCTCAGGAGAAGCACTGTACCCTGAGCAATATGACTATCCTCTTGATCCCGGGCAGCTGCCTCCACCTGCAGAGGGCGGCCCGGCTGGGTACGAAGGGCTGACATTGGCCGACCCATTTCTGGACAGCGAAATGATGGAGACGGTAGACCCCCAGCATGGTTTTGTGCTGGTGAAATAA